The following are encoded together in the Roseivirga misakiensis genome:
- the truA gene encoding tRNA pseudouridine(38-40) synthase TruA — MARYFLHLSYKGTRYHGWQIQPNAHTIQAEIQNGLSTILREEISIMGSGRTDTGVHAKVQVAHFDYDKPLVSEELVYKLNSILPNDIAINACRPVEGDAHTRFDAVERGYHYFIHTKKSPFLISDSYYFSQALDLGLMNLAAEKLVGEQDFESFSKVKTEVNNFICNISHANWFIENDQLVFHVRANRFLRGMVRALVGTLLLVGENKLSVEDFVQVIKSKDRQKAGRAVPPHGLFLTAVNYPKDIYL; from the coding sequence TTGGCCCGCTACTTTCTTCATCTCAGTTATAAAGGTACTCGCTACCATGGTTGGCAGATTCAACCCAATGCGCATACTATTCAAGCTGAGATACAAAATGGTCTTTCCACCATTTTAAGAGAGGAGATTAGCATAATGGGTAGTGGAAGAACAGATACTGGGGTGCATGCAAAAGTGCAGGTTGCACATTTTGACTATGATAAACCATTAGTGTCAGAAGAATTGGTGTATAAACTGAACAGTATTCTTCCAAACGATATAGCCATCAATGCTTGCCGACCTGTGGAGGGAGATGCACATACTAGATTCGATGCGGTTGAAAGGGGGTATCACTATTTTATTCACACAAAGAAATCACCTTTCCTGATTTCAGATAGTTATTACTTTAGCCAAGCGCTAGATTTGGGTTTAATGAATTTGGCAGCAGAGAAGTTAGTTGGTGAGCAGGACTTTGAGAGTTTTAGTAAGGTAAAAACCGAAGTGAATAACTTTATTTGCAACATCAGCCATGCAAACTGGTTTATAGAAAACGATCAGTTGGTTTTTCACGTAAGGGCAAACAGGTTTTTACGTGGTATGGTCAGGGCTTTGGTCGGAACCTTGCTACTAGTAGGGGAAAATAAACTTTCGGTTGAAGACTTTGTCCAAGTCATTAAATCAAAGGACAGGC
- a CDS encoding DUF4293 domain-containing protein: protein MIQRIQTVLLLCVAVCMGMVLAYFIWAEVNESNNTVSVMTAFKMEVIDTAGTLSDKSDDTVVSTTSTWYIGVLAIAASLVAIFSVFQFKNRLNQMKLGALNALLMAATLGLSFYNISEFEKISPEIQGSIQAGFFFPAAAMILNILANRFIRKDEKLVKSVDRIR, encoded by the coding sequence ATGATCCAAAGAATTCAAACTGTCCTTTTATTGTGTGTCGCTGTTTGTATGGGAATGGTACTCGCCTATTTTATTTGGGCAGAAGTAAACGAAAGCAACAACACGGTTTCAGTGATGACGGCTTTTAAAATGGAAGTTATTGATACAGCTGGAACTTTATCCGATAAGTCTGACGACACCGTCGTTTCTACTACCTCTACCTGGTACATTGGTGTTTTAGCAATTGCGGCTTCTTTGGTAGCCATATTTTCTGTTTTTCAGTTTAAAAACAGACTGAACCAAATGAAACTAGGTGCATTAAATGCATTATTAATGGCTGCTACTCTTGGTCTGAGTTTTTATAATATCTCTGAGTTTGAAAAAATCAGTCCTGAAATACAAGGGAGCATTCAAGCGGGCTTTTTCTTTCCAGCAGCAGCCATGATTTTAAACATTCTGGCCAATAGGTTCATCCGTAAAGATGAAAAACTGGTCAAATCTGTTGATAGAATTCGTTAG
- a CDS encoding thiolase family protein: protein MESAYIVDIVRTPIGKFGGTLASVRPDDLAAHVIKSLLARNASFDPALVEDVIFGAANQAGEDNRNVARMAALLAGMPLEVGGITVNRLCASGLQSIMDASRGLMVGDGDAYIAGGTESMTRAPFVMAKSETAFSRATDIYDTTIGWRFPNPKLSELHYPYGMGETAENVSERWKVSREAQDEFAHHTQLKYQAAHDAGKFKEEIVPIAVPQRRADPIHFDKDEHPRLSSIEKLASLKPAFKKDGSVTAGNSSGINDGAAACLIVNENTLKKYNLTPMAQVKSMAIAGVSPDIMGVGPIPASRKALKRAGLKASDLDLVELNEAFAAQAIPCMQELELDPAKVNVNGGSIAIGHPLGASGTRITATLLHEMKKQPNAKYGLATMCIGVGQGAAIVFEKC from the coding sequence ATGGAATCTGCTTATATCGTTGATATTGTAAGAACACCAATAGGAAAGTTTGGAGGAACTCTTGCCTCGGTAAGACCCGATGATTTAGCTGCTCACGTTATCAAATCGCTCTTAGCTAGAAATGCATCTTTCGATCCTGCGTTGGTAGAAGATGTGATCTTTGGCGCAGCTAATCAGGCCGGAGAAGATAACCGAAATGTCGCTAGAATGGCGGCTTTATTGGCAGGTATGCCTTTAGAAGTTGGTGGAATTACTGTCAACAGACTTTGCGCTTCTGGGCTTCAGTCTATTATGGATGCCAGTAGAGGACTAATGGTGGGCGATGGAGATGCATATATTGCCGGAGGAACAGAAAGTATGACAAGAGCACCCTTTGTCATGGCTAAATCTGAGACGGCATTTAGCAGAGCAACTGACATTTATGATACGACTATTGGATGGAGGTTTCCAAATCCAAAATTATCGGAGCTTCACTACCCTTACGGAATGGGTGAAACGGCAGAGAATGTTTCAGAACGATGGAAAGTTAGCCGTGAAGCACAAGATGAATTTGCCCATCATACGCAGTTGAAGTATCAAGCGGCACACGATGCAGGTAAGTTCAAAGAAGAGATCGTTCCGATAGCTGTACCGCAACGAAGAGCCGATCCAATTCATTTTGATAAAGATGAACACCCAAGGCTATCCTCAATCGAAAAATTAGCGAGTTTGAAGCCAGCATTTAAGAAAGATGGAAGTGTCACGGCAGGTAATTCCTCTGGAATTAATGATGGAGCTGCAGCTTGTCTCATCGTTAATGAGAATACTTTAAAGAAATACAACCTAACACCAATGGCGCAGGTGAAATCAATGGCCATTGCTGGTGTTTCACCAGATATAATGGGTGTCGGTCCTATTCCAGCTTCAAGAAAGGCGCTAAAAAGAGCAGGGTTGAAGGCTAGTGATTTAGATCTAGTTGAACTTAACGAAGCTTTCGCGGCACAAGCTATTCCTTGCATGCAAGAACTAGAGTTAGATCCTGCCAAAGTAAACGTAAATGGAGGCTCAATCGCCATAGGCCATCCACTTGGTGCTAGTGGCACGAGGATTACAGCAACACTACTCCACGAAATGAAAAAGCAGCCCAATGCCAAGTACGGTTTAGCGACGATGTGCATAGGAGTAGGTCAAGGTGCGGCAATAGTCTTTGAAAAATGTTAA
- a CDS encoding TolB-like 6-bladed beta-propeller domain-containing protein yields MKKIIEYLLLLLIISVCACKKESKVIQPTTSPFDTTIEVLGLLDTLLLTENILSTAGFVSTSDILFSTSNNSTPIIKAFDYSGKYLGGFGKKGEGPGEFNRVNGANFNRIGNDIVASSSEFVRRYGVTMGPNGLQVEVKVEKKIPGFYRPINDIFMINDSTFGGVVGFTHNEYSTFTINGDTSSFGDFLDLEPEVPRTAYSDLYQSRTASKPDKGKVVSAYTRFPFLKIENLITGTSKVVEVLPENQQKPIEIGPYKMGLRGLGYYSYFQSLEANDDFIISIYQEKSFEKVDPPTNTGNLRSVPLTERKSYIFDWDGNPILALKIEEWMQVYTITPDNRIIFFHPEQKDELYVLDLISLIDSV; encoded by the coding sequence ATGAAAAAAATTATTGAGTATTTGCTCCTCCTTTTGATCATTTCAGTTTGTGCCTGCAAAAAGGAGTCGAAAGTTATTCAACCAACTACTTCTCCATTTGATACAACAATAGAGGTTCTGGGACTCTTGGATACTTTATTATTGACGGAAAATATTTTGAGTACAGCTGGCTTTGTTTCGACTTCCGATATATTGTTTTCAACAAGTAATAATTCGACCCCGATTATTAAAGCTTTTGATTATTCTGGTAAATACTTAGGCGGCTTTGGTAAAAAGGGAGAAGGCCCGGGTGAGTTCAATCGAGTAAATGGGGCAAATTTTAACAGAATAGGTAATGATATTGTGGCAAGCTCTTCAGAGTTTGTAAGGCGCTATGGAGTTACAATGGGACCAAATGGACTTCAGGTTGAAGTAAAGGTCGAGAAGAAAATTCCTGGATTTTATCGTCCAATTAACGATATATTCATGATAAATGATTCCACTTTCGGTGGAGTGGTAGGTTTTACTCATAATGAGTATTCAACATTTACGATAAACGGCGATACTTCTAGTTTTGGGGATTTCCTTGACCTAGAACCTGAAGTTCCAAGGACGGCCTATTCTGATCTTTATCAAAGCAGAACAGCGTCGAAGCCAGATAAAGGTAAAGTAGTATCTGCCTATACTCGTTTCCCCTTTCTCAAGATAGAGAACCTAATAACTGGAACATCAAAAGTTGTTGAAGTATTGCCTGAAAATCAACAAAAACCAATTGAAATTGGTCCTTACAAAATGGGCTTGCGTGGTTTGGGTTATTATAGTTACTTCCAGAGCTTGGAGGCGAATGATGATTTTATAATTAGTATCTATCAAGAGAAATCTTTTGAAAAAGTGGATCCTCCGACCAATACAGGTAATTTGAGAAGTGTGCCTTTGACAGAGCGTAAGTCTTATATATTTGATTGGGACGGTAATCCAATTCTGGCTCTCAAAATTGAAGAATGGATGCAAGTTTACACCATCACGCCTGACAATAGAATCATCTTTTTTCACCCTGAACAAAAGGATGAACTCTATGTCCTTGATTTGATTTCTTTAATCGATAGTGTTTAG
- a CDS encoding efflux RND transporter periplasmic adaptor subunit → MFKKIIYLFLITCIFSCKPEQVETEIPETQSLKKDVAPTMISVATAQYRPFEFLINSSGTIASGNELAITFQGSGVLEQLNIKNGQMVKKGQIIGQLENTQQEFALEKAKVALEDAQVRFTDASMTYGSEISDLQKKNIEVQNGVPTARINLREAEMNLAKTQILAPITGIIAELEEKEGNIVSSGSKLAAIYEPKNLTLSAKILETDYQYVSIGQRADVYALSFREKVFEAFVNEINPKVDDNGMVEVKLQLKDTEGLLPGMNANAVIRIPQSDNIIVPRDALVIKSGRQVVFTFEDGMAKWKYVKVGLDNGVDIEILEGLEEGDQVIVSDNLLQIGHEAKVAISSDLNNN, encoded by the coding sequence ATGTTTAAAAAAATAATCTACCTATTTCTAATCACCTGTATTTTTAGTTGTAAACCAGAGCAGGTAGAAACTGAAATCCCCGAAACACAATCGCTCAAAAAGGATGTGGCCCCTACAATGATTTCTGTAGCCACCGCCCAATATCGACCTTTTGAGTTCTTGATTAATTCCTCTGGAACAATCGCTTCGGGCAATGAACTGGCCATTACTTTTCAAGGAAGTGGTGTATTAGAACAACTCAATATTAAGAATGGGCAGATGGTTAAAAAAGGCCAAATCATTGGTCAACTTGAGAATACTCAACAAGAATTTGCATTAGAGAAAGCCAAAGTAGCCCTTGAAGATGCCCAAGTCAGATTCACAGATGCTTCCATGACCTACGGATCGGAAATCAGTGATTTACAAAAGAAAAACATAGAAGTTCAAAATGGAGTACCTACAGCAAGGATTAACCTGAGAGAGGCGGAGATGAATCTAGCCAAAACTCAAATCTTGGCACCAATCACGGGAATCATTGCTGAATTGGAAGAAAAAGAAGGCAACATAGTATCGAGTGGTAGCAAGCTAGCCGCTATTTATGAACCGAAAAACCTCACGCTGTCGGCAAAAATCCTAGAAACAGATTATCAATACGTGAGCATAGGCCAACGAGCGGATGTATACGCGTTATCCTTTAGGGAAAAAGTATTCGAGGCATTTGTCAATGAAATCAATCCCAAAGTGGATGATAATGGCATGGTTGAAGTTAAGCTGCAATTAAAAGATACCGAAGGCTTACTACCTGGCATGAATGCGAATGCTGTGATAAGAATACCGCAGTCGGACAATATTATTGTACCTCGAGATGCTTTGGTCATCAAATCAGGCCGTCAGGTAGTATTTACTTTTGAAGACGGTATGGCAAAATGGAAATATGTGAAAGTAGGACTTGATAATGGGGTTGATATCGAAATTTTAGAGGGACTTGAGGAAGGTGATCAAGTCATTGTTTCTGACAACCTACTTCAAATTGGACATGAGGCAAAAGTGGCCATCAGTTCTGACTTAAATAACAATTAA
- a CDS encoding efflux RND transporter permease subunit translates to MHSVQRPFRLIIVFIVLAIIGIATIPRLNINFTPNYQVPALTVSYSLSNSSPDIVERLATSPIENALSQLEGLNGLNSVSGYDFGQITLDFDKNDDIDFRKFEVNTIIRNIYKKLPENLSYPRVEQSSGEDNRIQETPILSYSINGPFASHKLQQEVNEFIKKPLSQIKEVKEVNVTGGNPLQITVDFDLPTLIRYDLNKAQIVQALNTNSRDVFAGMAQLASGQQFFLKTSSRMLDLDNLREVEIALIDGKAIRLKDVAELYIEEQKPNSYKRIDGKNAVYMSIYARAGVNKIVLAEEVKESIAQLQLNLNSDIGITLEQDDTEFLAKEMDKIYIRTALSISILIIFILLINRSPKYLFTLFLGIIVNLCITAILIFLFKVELNIYSIAGVTISFGLIVDNAIVMLDHMHRKKNARIFLALLAASLTTIMALLIVLLLPEEDRRDLTDFSIVVAINLGVSLLIALFFTPSLYILLFKEELSIRKQLSIKGLRRRVKGFRAYTATIGFILRFRKTFILMVILAFGLPVFKLPVQWEGQEWYNKTIGSDKYQDDIRPITDKVLGGALRKFVNETYSGYRYGSPERTRLSVRATLPFGTTLEDANFVISKIEEYIDGIEGLDKYITNVRTGSADVSIMFKEAYENSALPYQLKARLQSRSVDLTGVEWRITGYGQGFTAGGESGGSSSLSIKMKGYNFDELEVQAKILAEKLKNHLRVSEVNVNAQAGWYQKSTSEYVLDFDIDRLASAGINRGDVIRMLQDLTPANGASLSANYNDELLNVYVEAGSADRFSKYDLTDQTLPLDTARFIKIQDYASLTFEQTANRIFKEDRQYIRRLAYQYNGAPKFANRHREATIEEMTAVLPVGYTVEKSDNRWSSSSEKEKYNLLPVLLIGIFFICAVLFESLKQPLHIIVTIPISFIGLFLIFTLFDFPMDSGGYAAFILLGGLVVNASIFVVNDFNNSNKRNHNRAILKALMGKAQPILLTVLSTCFGLIPFLLEGENEFFWFSLAIGTIGGLIFSMIAVFVCLPVFLSRKPVRIPKKRKQAIEAQVNPTLSL, encoded by the coding sequence GTGCATTCCGTACAGAGACCTTTCAGGCTAATCATTGTTTTTATAGTACTTGCCATTATCGGTATAGCAACTATTCCTCGCCTGAATATTAACTTCACGCCTAATTATCAGGTTCCTGCACTTACAGTCTCCTATAGTCTTTCCAATTCGTCTCCGGATATCGTAGAACGTTTGGCAACTTCACCAATTGAAAACGCTTTATCACAACTAGAGGGTTTAAACGGGCTAAATAGTGTATCTGGTTATGATTTTGGACAAATAACTTTAGATTTCGATAAGAATGATGATATCGATTTTAGAAAGTTTGAAGTCAATACCATCATCAGAAATATTTATAAAAAACTACCTGAAAATCTGTCTTATCCTCGCGTAGAACAGAGTAGTGGTGAGGATAATCGAATTCAGGAAACGCCCATTCTTTCTTATTCAATTAACGGCCCTTTTGCCTCACATAAGCTTCAGCAAGAAGTAAATGAATTTATCAAGAAACCTTTGTCTCAGATAAAAGAGGTAAAGGAGGTAAATGTAACTGGTGGAAACCCTCTTCAAATTACCGTAGACTTTGATTTGCCAACGCTTATTCGTTACGATTTAAACAAGGCCCAAATCGTTCAGGCATTAAATACCAACAGTAGAGATGTTTTTGCTGGAATGGCTCAACTGGCAAGCGGTCAACAATTCTTTTTGAAAACGTCCTCCCGCATGTTGGATTTGGACAACCTTAGAGAAGTCGAAATTGCCTTGATTGATGGGAAAGCAATTAGACTTAAAGATGTGGCCGAACTCTACATTGAAGAGCAAAAACCAAATTCCTATAAACGGATCGATGGTAAGAATGCTGTTTATATGAGTATTTATGCTCGCGCTGGAGTCAATAAAATTGTGTTGGCTGAAGAGGTGAAGGAAAGCATAGCACAGCTACAACTAAACCTCAATAGCGATATAGGTATTACACTAGAACAAGATGATACAGAGTTTTTGGCAAAAGAGATGGATAAGATTTACATCCGAACAGCCTTGTCTATTTCTATTCTGATCATTTTTATTTTACTCATTAATCGAAGCCCAAAATACCTTTTCACGCTCTTTTTAGGGATTATCGTCAACCTCTGTATTACCGCCATTCTAATCTTTCTCTTTAAAGTAGAATTGAATATTTACTCGATTGCTGGTGTAACAATATCCTTTGGGCTGATTGTGGATAATGCAATTGTGATGCTCGATCATATGCATCGGAAAAAGAATGCGAGAATTTTCCTGGCACTTTTGGCAGCATCGTTAACCACGATTATGGCTTTGCTGATCGTTCTTCTTTTGCCAGAAGAAGATAGAAGGGACCTCACGGACTTCTCTATAGTTGTAGCGATCAATTTAGGCGTCTCACTCCTTATAGCATTGTTCTTTACGCCTTCCCTTTATATACTACTATTTAAAGAAGAGTTGTCTATAAGAAAACAGCTAAGCATTAAGGGGCTTAGAAGGCGTGTGAAAGGCTTTAGAGCTTACACCGCAACGATTGGTTTTATTCTTCGATTTAGGAAAACATTTATTCTCATGGTGATTTTGGCTTTTGGCTTGCCTGTATTCAAATTACCTGTACAATGGGAAGGTCAAGAATGGTATAATAAAACCATAGGAAGCGACAAATACCAAGATGATATTCGGCCTATTACTGATAAGGTTTTGGGTGGAGCCTTGCGGAAATTCGTTAACGAAACCTATTCTGGATACAGATATGGTTCTCCTGAGAGAACCAGACTGTCTGTTAGAGCAACCTTACCATTCGGGACAACACTAGAAGATGCAAATTTCGTTATTTCAAAAATTGAGGAATACATAGATGGTATTGAAGGGCTAGATAAGTACATAACGAATGTAAGGACAGGGTCGGCTGATGTTTCCATTATGTTTAAGGAAGCATATGAAAATTCAGCTCTTCCATATCAATTGAAAGCTAGGCTACAATCAAGGTCAGTAGATTTAACTGGTGTTGAATGGCGAATTACGGGCTATGGTCAAGGTTTTACAGCTGGAGGAGAGAGTGGTGGATCATCAAGCCTATCTATAAAAATGAAAGGTTATAACTTTGATGAACTCGAAGTACAGGCTAAAATTTTGGCCGAAAAACTCAAAAATCATTTAAGGGTTAGTGAGGTAAATGTAAATGCACAAGCAGGTTGGTACCAAAAGTCTACGAGTGAATATGTTCTAGATTTCGATATAGATCGATTGGCATCTGCAGGAATAAATCGAGGTGATGTTATCAGAATGTTACAGGATTTAACACCTGCCAATGGCGCATCACTATCGGCAAATTACAATGATGAATTGTTGAACGTATATGTCGAAGCGGGTAGTGCTGATAGGTTTTCCAAATACGATCTAACCGACCAAACTTTGCCTTTGGATACCGCTAGATTTATCAAAATTCAAGATTACGCTTCTCTGACCTTTGAGCAAACTGCGAATAGAATTTTCAAGGAAGATAGACAATACATTCGCCGACTAGCTTATCAGTATAACGGAGCACCTAAATTTGCTAATAGACATAGAGAAGCTACCATCGAAGAAATGACAGCAGTACTACCTGTAGGGTATACTGTGGAAAAGAGCGACAATAGATGGAGTAGTTCTAGTGAAAAAGAAAAGTACAACTTGCTTCCAGTTTTATTGATTGGAATTTTCTTTATATGTGCCGTACTATTCGAAAGTCTGAAACAACCGCTACACATTATTGTGACGATACCAATTTCATTTATTGGCCTCTTCCTAATATTTACGCTATTCGATTTCCCAATGGATTCTGGGGGGTATGCCGCATTTATTCTATTAGGAGGCTTGGTAGTAAATGCATCGATTTTTGTGGTAAATGATTTTAATAACAGCAACAAGCGAAATCATAATCGTGCCATATTAAAGGCATTAATGGGGAAAGCACAGCCAATATTATTGACAGTACTGTCTACCTGTTTCGGCTTAATCCCCTTTTTACTGGAAGGTGAAAATGAATTCTTTTGGTTCTCGCTTGCCATCGGAACGATTGGTGGTTTAATCTTTTCCATGATCGCAGTATTCGTATGCCTACCAGTTTTCTTATCGCGCAAACCGGTTCGAATTCCAAAGAAAAGGAAGCAGGCCATTGAAGCTCAAGTTAATCCAACCTTAAGTTTATAA
- the miaE gene encoding tRNA-(ms[2]io[6]A)-hydroxylase yields MKYSVEVLTASSQDWIDAVMADFPSFLQDHADCERKASAMAMSLIAKYPDRDLIIPDMIETALEELEHFQQVYEVMKQKNVPLPAKMEPDLYIHQLMNEAKGGSSDSRFLIRLLLGSVIECRGCERFKLVAENIDDPVLKKFYKELWVSEAKHGNIYVKLALNYFDEDLVYSKLDELMQKEARILANLKIRSALH; encoded by the coding sequence ATGAAGTATTCTGTAGAAGTATTGACTGCGTCTTCGCAAGATTGGATAGATGCTGTAATGGCCGATTTCCCTTCATTTTTACAAGATCATGCCGATTGTGAGCGTAAGGCTTCTGCCATGGCAATGAGTTTGATAGCAAAATATCCAGATCGGGATTTAATTATCCCAGATATGATCGAAACGGCGCTTGAGGAGCTCGAACATTTTCAACAGGTATATGAAGTAATGAAACAGAAGAACGTGCCGCTGCCAGCTAAAATGGAACCAGATTTATATATACACCAGTTGATGAACGAGGCAAAAGGAGGCTCATCGGATTCACGTTTCTTAATTCGGTTGCTATTAGGCTCCGTAATTGAGTGCCGGGGTTGCGAAAGGTTTAAGTTAGTCGCAGAGAATATTGATGACCCTGTGCTAAAGAAATTTTACAAAGAACTATGGGTGTCTGAGGCTAAGCACGGTAATATCTATGTGAAACTGGCGCTGAATTATTTCGATGAAGACCTTGTCTATTCCAAATTGGACGAACTCATGCAAAAGGAGGCGAGAATTCTGGCCAATCTGAAAATAAGATCTGCGCTACATTAA
- a CDS encoding glycosyltransferase, giving the protein MPIPQKYIENYFKRFAEKEPLIQEPIDPKCEMIIVIPCHNEPNLLGTLESLVACDLPDVSVEVLVVLNQKSEVGNEAENKQNRKTLSEFNQWSKNHLNSTLKFHLIEALSMPAKHAGVGLARKIGMDEALRRFISIHRDGTIVCLDADCTVSKSYLKSIDQKFTASDAGLGEVSYEHLFERESDLSLKTGILYYELFLRYYVEGLKYAGFPYAIQTIGSCMLVKASVYAKHGGMNKRKAGEDFYFLHKIIPHEKFTEVNLGKVYPSCRTSDRVPFGTGKAQQDWLDQSESIYLAYDPKIFSELKDLFRTVDDFYQDEVIEVLERLSPISKAFMVEFSFQEKLELIKVNCKSNDQFRKQFFIWFDGFLCMKYVHFVRDNFHPNIPIIKAMDHADFDWDSRTRELLRAVGDL; this is encoded by the coding sequence GTGCCAATTCCTCAAAAGTATATCGAGAACTACTTTAAGAGGTTCGCTGAAAAAGAACCTTTAATTCAGGAACCGATTGACCCAAAATGCGAGATGATTATTGTGATTCCATGTCACAATGAACCGAACCTACTCGGCACATTAGAATCCTTAGTCGCTTGTGATTTGCCTGACGTTTCTGTCGAAGTGTTAGTCGTTTTAAATCAAAAATCTGAAGTGGGAAATGAAGCGGAAAATAAACAGAACCGTAAGACCCTTTCAGAATTCAATCAATGGTCGAAAAACCACCTAAATAGCACCTTAAAATTTCACCTCATCGAAGCTCTTTCTATGCCAGCCAAACACGCTGGAGTAGGACTTGCCAGAAAAATTGGCATGGATGAAGCCCTCAGAAGGTTTATATCTATTCATCGAGATGGTACAATTGTATGTTTGGATGCCGACTGCACTGTTTCCAAGAGTTATCTAAAGTCCATTGATCAAAAATTTACAGCTTCCGATGCAGGACTGGGTGAGGTGTCATACGAACACCTCTTTGAAAGAGAGTCGGACTTATCTCTAAAAACTGGCATCCTTTATTACGAGCTATTTCTAAGGTATTATGTGGAAGGGTTGAAATATGCTGGCTTCCCTTATGCTATTCAAACCATCGGTTCATGTATGCTTGTAAAAGCATCTGTTTATGCCAAACATGGTGGAATGAACAAGCGGAAAGCAGGGGAAGATTTCTACTTTTTGCACAAGATTATTCCACATGAAAAATTTACCGAGGTTAACCTTGGGAAGGTATATCCATCTTGTAGAACGTCAGATAGGGTACCATTTGGTACAGGCAAAGCACAACAGGATTGGTTGGATCAATCGGAATCTATTTATCTTGCTTATGACCCGAAAATTTTCTCAGAACTGAAGGATCTTTTTCGTACAGTCGATGACTTTTATCAGGATGAAGTTATTGAAGTATTAGAACGCCTATCTCCTATTTCTAAAGCCTTTATGGTGGAGTTCTCTTTCCAAGAAAAATTGGAGTTGATCAAGGTAAACTGTAAATCAAACGATCAATTTAGAAAACAGTTCTTTATTTGGTTCGATGGTTTCCTTTGCATGAAGTACGTACATTTTGTGAGGGATAACTTCCATCCAAACATACCCATCATCAAAGCTATGGATCATGCTGATTTCGATTGGGATTCTCGAACAAGAGAACTTTTAAGGGCTGTTGGAGATCTCTAA